A single region of the Salvia miltiorrhiza cultivar Shanhuang (shh) chromosome 8, IMPLAD_Smil_shh, whole genome shotgun sequence genome encodes:
- the LOC131000310 gene encoding NDR1/HIN1-like protein 13: MAAAADPPSTPSPAAASQTNSDQNQKSSPTNPVPPPATYVVRIPREQILRYPPPENAKKYDKLRRGRNRRSFCCRCCCFASCLLFLLIFAAAVSAGVMYLVFGFKSPTYTVTKVSVHGMNLTSASPISPGFDVSIRAENPNGKVGIYYLKESAVNVLYDGVTLGYGVLADFYQPRKNVTVLRSTVAANDVVLGGAVKTALRNAESLRRVPLVVSVEAPVKFKVGSVKTWEITAKISCDVVLDSLNERAEIVSKDCDYSVRLW; encoded by the coding sequence ATGGCCGCCGCCGCAGACCCTCCGTCTACGCCTTCACCCGCCGCAGCATCACAAACAAACTCCGATCAGAATCAGAAGTCGTCCCCGACAAATCCGGTTCCTCCGCCCGCAACTTACGTCGTGCGGATTCCGAGAGAGCAGATCCTCCGCTATCCGCCACCGGAGAACGCCAAAAAGTACGATAAGCTCCGCCGCGGTAGAAATCGCCGGAGCTTCTGCTGCAGGTGCTGCTGCTTCGCCTCATGCCTCCTCTTCCTCCTGATCTTCGCCGCCGCCGTCTCTGCTGGAGTGATGTACCTCGTCTTCGGATTCAAATCGCCAACGTACACAGTGACCAAAGTCTCTGTTCACGGAATGAATCTAACTTCGGCCTCGCCGATCTCGCCGGGATTTGACGTCAGCATCAGAGCCGAGAACCCTAACGGCAAGGTCGGCATCTACTATCTGAAGGAAAGCGCCGTAAACGTTCTCTACGACGGAGTGACGCTCGGCTACGGCGTTTTAGCCGATTTCTACCAGCCGAGGAAGAACGTGACGGTGCTGCGGTCGACGGTGGCGGCGAACGACGTCGTCCTCGGTGGTGCCGTTAAAACGGCGTTAAGGAATGCGGAGAGCCTAAGGAGAGTGCCGTTAGTGGTGAGCGTCGAAGCGCCCGTTAAGTTTAAAGTGGGATCCGTTAAGACGTGGGAAATTACCGCCAAAATTAGTTGCGACGTCGTTTTGGACTCGTTGAATGAAAGAGCAGAAATTGTTTCCAAGGATTGTGATTATAGCGTTAGACTCTGGTAG